A window of Ipomoea triloba cultivar NCNSP0323 chromosome 2, ASM357664v1 contains these coding sequences:
- the LOC116005086 gene encoding subtilisin-like protease SBT1.4 codes for MAVPPFSFIFLLLLCVVSVRVSVSLEKQETFIVHVMKSEKPLVFSSHRHWYSSIISTLSNLSSSSSELLYTYDRVAHGFSARLTPSQASELRNVPGVISVLPDQILQPQTTQSPQFLGLAESNGLWPDSDFADDVIVGVIDTGIWPEHRSFSDAGLSPVPSRWKGACEVGPDFPATSCNRKLIGARAFYRGYEVFMGRAMDKSAEVLSPRDTTGHGTICTSIAAGASVPNASLLGYALGEARGMATKARIAAYKVCWSSGCSGADSLAAMDRAVADGVDVLSISLARRFAVPYVQDNIAIAAFGAVQQGVLVACGAGNAGPGRNTVDNVAPWILTVGASTIDREFPADVVLGDGRVFTGSALFFGVPLGQNRLPVVYGGDAGSALCNSGQLSPSIVRGKIVFCESLSSGDIHAVSKGFAVQQAGGAGVIIANQPNYGDQLNAHPHQFPASLVTVNDGNQIRAYIRSNPWPTATILFRGTVIGGASSPSAPRVAAFSSRGFNIITPQIPKPDLIAPGVNILGATTGAKSPVPQLPSARLEFNIESGTSMACPHVGGLAALLKKSHPDWSPSAIKSALMTTAYTVDNSGTNLVDLTTGTQSVPLFHGSGHVDPNKAMDPGLIYDLGTSDYVDFLCTIGYDSRLISLFTRDSTPVDCSTRNLGNPGALNYPSFSVFFYNFNPITYKRTVKNVGTNKNAVYQVKVSIPTGVQVSISPTRLVFSEDIDTLSYQVTFRMVNLISFAAYSGSIIWEDGVHVVRSPITISWQPSVQSSYMLIKCLQKWV; via the coding sequence ATGgctgttcctcctttctccttcatattcttattattgttatgtgtGGTTTCAGTTAGGGTTTCTGTTTCGTTGGAGAAACAGGAGACCTTTATCGTTCACGTGATGAAATCTGAGAAACCCCTTGTTTTCTCCTCCCATCGTCACTGGTATTCCTCCATCATCAGTACACTCTCTAatctctcatcatcatcatctgagCTCTTGTACACCTATGACCGCGTGGCCCACGGCTTTTCTGCTCGCCTGACGCCCTCCCAAGCGTCCGAACTACGAAACGTCCCGGGCGTGATCTCTGTCCTTCCGGACCAAATCCTCCAGCCCCAAACCACTCAGTCCCCTCAATTTTTGGGCTTAGCTGAGTCGAATGGTCTCTGGCCCGACTCTGATTTCGCAGATGATGTGATAGTGGGTGTTATCGACACAGGAATCTGGCCGGAGCATCGTAGTTTCTCGGACGCGGGTTTATCTCCCGTTCCTTCCCGCTGGAAGGGCGCGTGCGAGGTCGGTCCGGATTTTCCGGCGACGTCGTGTAATCGGAAACTCATTGGCGCGCGTGCGTTTTACAGAGGCTACGAAGTTTTTATGGGGAGAGCGATGGATAAATCGGCGGAGGTGTTGTCGCCGAGGGACACGACTGGGCATGGCACGATTTGTACCTCTATTGCAGCCGGGGCGAGTGTTCCAAACGCGAGCCTTTTGGGGTACGCGCTGGGCGAAGCGAGAGGCATGGCGACGAAAGCCAGGATAGCTGCGTACAAAGTTTGTTGGAGCTCGGGCTGTTCAGGCGCCGATTCTCTCGCGGCCATGGATCGAGCCGTTGCAGACGGCGTGGACGTGCTTTCTATTTCTCTTGCGCGTCGCTTCGCTGTGCCCTACGTCCAAGATAACATCGCAATCGCAGCTTTTGGTGCGGTGCAGCAAGGCGTGCTGGTTGCCTGCGGCGCTGGGAATGCTGGCCCTGGTAGAAACACCGTCGATAACGTCGCGCCGTGGATACTCACGGTCGGCGCGTCCACGATCGATCGGGAATTCCCGGCCGACGTGGTGCTAGGGGACGGCCGGGTCTTCACTGGCTCCGCCTTGTTCTTCGGCGTTCCACTAGGCCAAAACAGACTTCCGGTGGTCTACGGCGGCGATGCCGGCAGCGCGTTATGTAATTCCGGACAACTTTCGCCTTCAATAGTCCGGGGAAAAATCGTGTTTTGTGAGTCCTTATCATCAGGCGATATTCACGCCGTTTCAAAAGGATTTGCCGTACAACAAGCCGGCGGCGCTGGAGTCATCATTGCTAACCAACCTAATTACGGCGATCAGCTTAACGCACATCCGCATCAGTTTCCGGCGTCACTTGTTACCGTAAACGACGGGAACCAAATCCGGGCGTATATAAGGTCGAATCCCTGGCCAACCGCCACAATTTTATTCCGGGGAACCGTAATCGGAGGAGCCTCCTCGCCGTCGGCGCCGCGCGTGGCGGCTTTCTCGAGCCGCGGCTTCAATATTATCACTCCTCAAATTCCCAAACCGGACTTAATTGCGCCCGGAGTGAACATTCTAGGGGCCACGACAGGCGCCAAAAGCCCTGTGCCGCAATTGCCTTCCGCCAGGCTGGAATTCAACATTGAGTCCGGCACCTCCATGGCCTGTCCTCACGTCGGTGGCCTGGCGGCCCTGCTAAAAAAATCCCATCCAGATTGGAGCCCCTCCGCCATAAAATCCGCGCTCATGACAACCGCTTACACCGTCGACAATTCCGGAACGAATCTCGTAGATCTTACCACTGGGACCCAATCCGTTCCGTTGTTTCACGGATCCGGGCACGTTGACCCAAACAAGGCAATGGATCCGGGTTTGATCTACGATTTGGGAACCAGTGATTACGTGGACTTCTTATGTACCATTGGATACGACAGTCGGCTAATTTCGTTGTTCACCCGGGATTCTACTCCGGTGGATTGCAGCACACGAAATTTGGGAAACCCCGGCGCTCTAAATTACCCCTCCTTCTCAGTTTTTTTCTATAACTTTAACCCCATAACGTACAAGAGAACAGTGAAAAACGTGGGGACCAATAAAAACGCTGTTTATCAGGTAAAAGTTAGTATTCCTACTGGCGTTCAAGTGAGCATTTCACCGACCAGACTGGTGTTTAGTGAGGATATCGATACGCTATCATATCAGGTAACTTTTAGAATGGTTAACTTAATTAGCTTCGCGGCATATAGCGGGTCGATAATCTGGGAGGACGGAGTGCATGTTGTTCGTAGCCCAATAACTATAAGTTGGCAACCTAGTGTGCAATCTAGCTACATGCTAATTAAATGTCTGCAAAAATGGGTCTAG